In Papaver somniferum cultivar HN1 chromosome 1, ASM357369v1, whole genome shotgun sequence, a genomic segment contains:
- the LOC113354249 gene encoding proline-rich protein HaeIII subfamily 1-like: MTDRPWVPYQTPPASPRRSPPRRDPDISPPGGGSSRPSHADPRAQRVSSSSGQKASSTKKGDPPKGPPGSRYAVIRTSYHSHDDSKCTQAPPPRIEALDVPPLRSMAPPSMPQQNPLPPPPAVPD, encoded by the coding sequence ATGACCGATCGTCCGTGGGTTCCTTATCAGACTCCGCCGgctagtccgcgtagatctcctccaCGCAGAGACCCTGATATATCTCCACCCGGGGGAGGCTCCTCTAGGCCTTCACATGCAGATCCTCGTGCTCAAAGGGTCTCATCTTCCTCTGGTCAGAAGGCTTCGTCTACCAAGAAAGGAGATCCACCGAAGGGTCCTCCTGGCTCTAGGTATGCGGTTATCCGCACCTCTTATCATTCGCATGACGATTCTAAATGTACGCAGGCTCCCCCTCCTCGTATAGAAGCGTTGGATGTTCCGCCTCTTCGTTCTATGGCTCCACCTTCAATGCCCCAACAAAATCCTTTGCCTCCTCCTCCAGCGGTtcctgattaa
- the LOC113308263 gene encoding transcription factor GTE4-like has protein sequence MASGPLVGGGEDGSTREKHRWAAESKVYTRKFHHKGVKTTVPPPHQTLVVTQEGNSSQQQQQPQQKQLQEPSQQQPPQQHDQKEQQFQQEQENQQEHKNQQEEQNQLEQQENQEQQKQQHQKEHEEQLEQGEQPEQIVTRLYAASDDSSSLNHKQTEVIPDEREPILGNGSVPTTGTAIVSNGIVRSSPTASVDNDRVTINLSSSSKLEIRDLRRKLNGELEQVRSLKKRLEAKGAQVGVGGYSNPHIDIGDYSNPQIGVGDYSNSQMSANVALDNGGGAKRTISGVGGYINSRMSANVSLDNGGGVKRTISEAGSVGVHQGFRPLLSVSVFENTHTGVADIVEKRTPKANQYYRNSEFLLAKDKFPPSESRKSKSGGGKKHHGSGDGGSHGFGIDKYSSQAFRSCSSLLSRLMKHKHGWVFNSPVDVKKLGLHDYYLIIKHPMDLGTVKSKLNTNRYKSPREFAEDVRLTFSNAMIYNPKGQDVHFMAEQLLQIFEERWAVLETEFNPEARYQIDYEMGLPTPTSKRTPYPPFSTEMGRTLDRSESITHHPFADSKLKPSDSAPMGRTPVLKKPKAKDPNKRNMTFEEKQKLSTHLQNLPSAKLDNIVQIIKKRNSSLNQHDDEIEVDIDSVDAETLWELDRFITNYKKSLSKNKRKAELAIQAREEAQRRATKMDISPAPAPASVEAPKEARTEERNMASHMQGEKQGDDGNRSSSSTSSSSDSGSSSSDSDSGSSSASEGGHSPKT, from the exons ATGGCTTCCGGGCCTTTGGTCGGAGGAGGCGAAGATGGATCTACTAGAGAGAAGCATAGATGGGCAGCAGAAAGTAAAGTTTACACCAGAAAATTTCATCATAAAGGGGTTAAAACAACTGTTCCTCCTCCTCATCAAACCCTAGTAGTTACACAAGAAGGGAACTCTtctcaacagcaacaacaaccacAGCAGAAGCAGCTGCAGGAACCATCACAACAACAACCACCACAACAGCACGATCAGAAAGAACAGCAATTTCAGCAGGagcaagagaatcaacaagaacacaaaaatcagcaagaagagCAAAATCAGCTAGAGCAACAAGAAAACCAAGAGCAGCAAAAACAGCAACACCAGAAAGAGCATGAAGAACAGCTAGAGCAGGGAGAGCAGCCTGAACAGATTGTCACTCGTTTATATGCGGCTTCAGATGATTCATCGAGTCTTAATCACAAGCAAACTGAGGTTATTCCAGATGAACGTGAACCCATCTTAGGAAACGGAAGCGTCCCCACCACAGGAACTGCAATTGTGAGTAACGGTATTGTTAGGTCATCTCCCACCGCAAGTGTTGATAATGACCGAGTCACCATTAATCTATCTTCAAGTTCGAAACTTGAGATTAGAGACCTGCGGAGGAAACTCAATGGGGAACTTGAACAAGTTCGGAGTTTGAAGAAGAGACTTGAAGCTAAGGGGGCACAGGTTGGTGTTGGCGGTTATAGTAACCCGCATATTGATATTGGTGATTATAGTAACCCACAAATTGGTGTTGGTGATTATAGTAACTCGCAGATGTCTGCTAATGTTGCCCTAGATAATGGTGGTGGTGCGAAGAGAACAATTTCTGGTGTTGGTGGTTATATTAACTCGCGTATGTCTGCCAATGTTTCCCTAGATAATGGTGGTGGTGTGAAGAGAACAATATCTGAGGCTGGTTCAGTGGGAGTTCACCAGGGGTTTAGGCCATTGCTCAGTGTATCAGTTTTTGAGAATACTCATACCGGGGTTGCTGATATTGTGGAGAAGAGGACGCCGAAAGCTAATCAGTATTACCGAAATTCAGAATTTCTTCTTGCAAAGGATAAATTTCCTCCTTCAGAGAGCAGAAAGTCAAAATCTGGTGGTGGAAAGAAACATCATGGAAGTGGGGATGGAGGATCTCATGGGTTTGGGATCGACAAATATTCCAGTCAGGCTTTCAGAAGCTGTTCGAGTTTGCTTTCGAGATTGATGAAACACAAGCACGGATGGGTGTTCAACAGTCCTGTGGATGTTAAGAAGCTTGGGCTTCATGATTATTACCTTATAATCAAGCACCCAATGGACTTGGGCACTGTGAAATCTAAGCTGAACACGAACCGGTATAAGTCTCCCAGGGAATTTGCAGAGGATGTGAGATTGACGTTTAGTAATGCCATGATCTATAACCCTAAAGGGCAGGATGTGCACTTTATGGCGGAGCAGCTGTTGCAGATATTTGAAGAAAGGTGGGCAGTGTTAGAGACTGAATTTAATCCTGAAGCAAGGTATCAAATTGATTATGAAATGGGTCTTCCGACCCCAACATCAAAGAGAACCCCTTATCCTCCTTTCTCTACTGAAATGGGAAGAACTCTTGATAGGTCGGAGTCAATTACACATCATCCTTTTGCTGATTCTAAGTTGAAGCCTTCAGATAGTGCTCCCATGGGTAGAACTCCTGTTCTGAAGAAGCCTAAGGCAAAAGATCCTAATAAGCGAAACATGACGTTTGAAGAGAAACAAAAGCTCAGCACACATCTTCAGAATTTACCCTCAGCGAAGCTCGATAACATAGTTCAGATCATCAAAAAGAGAAATTCATCACTGaaccaacatgatgatgagattGAAGTGGACATTGATAGTGTTGATGCAGAAACTCTGTGGGAACTAGATAGGTTCATTACAAATTATAAGAAGAGTTTGAGCAAAAATAAGAGAAAAGCTGAACTTGCTATTCAAGCGAGAGAAGAAGCTCAGCGTAGGGCCACAAAAATG GACATATCTCCTGCTCCAGCGCCTGCTTCAGTGGAGGCACCCAAGGAAGCTAGAACAG AGGAAAGAAATATGGCTTCACATATGCAGGGTGAAAAACAGGGTGATGATGGCAACAGGTCAAGTAGTTCTACTAGCTCTAGCAGCGACTCTGGATCATCTTCAAGTG ACTCTGATAGTGGAAGTTCATCTGCATCAGAAGGTGGACATTCTCCTAAAACTTGA